Proteins encoded together in one Buchnera aphidicola (Cinara piceae) window:
- the gap gene encoding type I glyceraldehyde-3-phosphate dehydrogenase: MIYMKIKIAINGFGRIGRMIFRIAQNKPNIEIVAINDLSEAKYIAYMLKFDSTHGLFSGSIKEKNNSLIINNKKVYIFSEKKPEKIDWKSLNVDVVIESTGIFLTTESAVKHIIAGAKKVILTGPPKDDTPMFVRGVNFSKYNGQKIISNASCTTNCLAPLAKIINDEFEIIEGLMTTVHATTATQKTVDGVSLKDWRGGRSALQNIIPASTGAAQAVGKILPELNNKITGIAFRVPVANVSVVDFTVRINKKVKYEDICSVIHSASKTYMKNIIGYTDEEVVSSDFNGSHLTSIFDAKAGLSLNNNFFKLISWYDNEVGYSNKVLDLAEWISL; encoded by the coding sequence ATTATTTATATGAAAATTAAAATTGCTATCAATGGTTTCGGGCGTATTGGTCGAATGATTTTTAGGATTGCTCAAAATAAACCAAATATAGAAATAGTTGCAATAAATGATTTATCCGAAGCAAAATATATAGCATATATGTTGAAATTTGATTCAACTCACGGCTTATTTTCAGGTTCTATTAAAGAAAAAAATAACTCATTAATTATAAATAATAAAAAAGTTTATATTTTTTCAGAAAAAAAACCTGAAAAAATTGACTGGAAATCTTTAAATGTTGATGTTGTTATTGAATCAACTGGTATATTTTTAACGACTGAATCTGCTGTTAAACATATAATTGCAGGGGCAAAAAAAGTTATATTAACAGGACCCCCAAAAGATGATACACCAATGTTTGTTAGAGGGGTTAATTTTAGTAAATATAATGGTCAAAAAATTATTTCAAATGCATCATGTACGACAAATTGTTTAGCTCCCTTAGCAAAAATTATAAATGATGAATTTGAAATCATTGAAGGTCTAATGACTACAGTTCATGCAACAACAGCGACACAAAAAACAGTCGATGGAGTTTCATTAAAAGATTGGAGAGGGGGGAGAAGCGCATTACAAAATATAATACCTGCTTCTACTGGAGCAGCACAAGCTGTTGGAAAAATACTTCCTGAATTAAATAATAAAATTACCGGCATTGCATTTAGAGTACCGGTTGCTAATGTATCTGTAGTAGATTTTACTGTAAGAATAAATAAAAAAGTAAAATATGAAGATATATGTTCAGTAATTCATTCAGCTTCAAAAACATATATGAAAAATATTATTGGATATACAGATGAAGAAGTAGTATCTAGCGATTTCAATGGATCACATTTAACTTCAATATTTGATGCAAAAGCTGGCTTATCGTTAAATAATAATTTCTTTAAATTAATATCATGGTATGATAATGAAGTAGGTTACTCTAACAAAGTTTTAGACTTAGCGGAATGGATCTCATTATGA
- the hisS gene encoding histidine--tRNA ligase, whose protein sequence is MGIRYQSIRGMHDLLPSETYYLSTIEETIKKILYNYAYSEIRFPIVEQTKLFKKAIGDQTDIINKEMYNFYDKKKKKISLRPEGTVSCIRACIQNNIFYNSKIQKLWYCGPMFRYERPQKGRFRQFYQLGVELFGLQNIISDYEIIMLTISIWKKLNLLKYLKLEINSIGCIQDRNNFSLDLKKFFKKNKYQLNTYEQKLLSMNPIRILDSKNKNTIQLLKSAPLLNNYLNLYSYNRFKQLCNLLKKSKIDYIINNQLVRGLDYYNDTVFEWKSDLLGAQNTICAGGRYDKLIEYLGGKKNPAIGFAFGMDRLLILKKLIHPFYYKNFFIDINIIFMDSIYSVFAVYISQKLRLIWPQLKINTHLETFKKKNFFSISKKTRSKFLLILYSNYLNSNQVLIKNIFNKTKKIVSINRIFQNPCIFFNKEYI, encoded by the coding sequence ATGGGGATAAGATACCAATCAATTAGAGGTATGCATGATTTACTTCCTTCTGAGACTTATTATCTTAGTACAATTGAGGAAACTATAAAAAAAATTTTATATAATTATGCATATTCTGAAATTCGTTTTCCAATTGTTGAACAGACAAAATTATTTAAAAAAGCTATTGGAGATCAAACTGATATAATTAATAAAGAAATGTATAATTTTTATGATAAAAAAAAAAAAAAAATTTCTTTAAGACCCGAAGGAACAGTTAGTTGTATTCGTGCGTGCATACAAAATAATATTTTTTATAATTCTAAAATTCAAAAATTATGGTATTGTGGACCTATGTTTCGTTATGAACGACCTCAAAAGGGACGCTTTAGACAATTTTATCAATTAGGAGTAGAGCTTTTTGGTTTACAGAATATTATATCCGATTATGAAATAATAATGTTAACTATAAGTATTTGGAAAAAATTAAATTTATTAAAATATCTAAAATTAGAAATTAATTCAATTGGATGCATACAAGATAGAAATAATTTTTCATTAGATTTAAAAAAATTTTTTAAAAAAAACAAATATCAATTAAATACATATGAACAAAAGTTATTATCTATGAATCCTATTCGAATTTTAGATAGTAAAAATAAAAATACAATTCAATTATTAAAATCAGCTCCATTATTAAATAATTACTTAAATTTATATTCGTATAATCGATTTAAACAATTATGTAATTTACTAAAAAAATCTAAAATAGATTATATTATAAACAATCAATTAGTTAGAGGATTAGATTATTATAATGATACTGTATTTGAATGGAAATCAGATCTATTAGGCGCTCAAAATACTATTTGTGCTGGAGGAAGATATGATAAGTTAATAGAATATTTAGGAGGAAAAAAAAATCCAGCAATTGGTTTTGCTTTTGGAATGGATAGATTACTAATTTTAAAAAAATTAATTCATCCTTTTTATTATAAAAATTTTTTTATAGACATTAATATTATTTTTATGGACTCAATATATTCAGTATTTGCAGTATATATATCTCAAAAATTACGTTTAATTTGGCCTCAATTAAAAATTAATACCCATTTAGAAACTTTTAAAAAAAAAAATTTTTTTAGCATATCAAAGAAAACAAGATCAAAATTTTTATTAATTTTATACTCAAATTATTTAAATTCAAATCAAGTATTAATTAAAAATATTTTTAATAAAACAAAAAAAATTGTATCAATTAATCGTATTTTTCAAAATCCATGTATATTTTTTAATAAAGAATATATTTAA
- a CDS encoding beta-propeller fold lactonase family protein, with amino-acid sequence MKKNIFISCSISKHIEHWILKKNCILSKIRIISVDNIPQPLKYNETNKLLYVGEKFSNKITTYKIYSNNKIKKIHEISIRNTPNYISINQNKNILFCASYHGNEFYVFSVNQFGLIIKNTHIFKKIYGCHSVRMHYKYNLIFVTSLKKNKIYIYKIVHDKENKINLILKNVTITTQNSGPRHITFHPLNNYIYSINELNGTIDIWIIETITFTLKLIQSISLIFKPYVHSAWSSDIHIHPSGKYLYACDRANSIISLFSVNCNTGTLLHKHTYKTELQPRSFNISKDGKILIVIGEISNNMKIYHINLCNGYLSCNQIQSVGKNPLWILIE; translated from the coding sequence ATGAAAAAAAATATTTTTATATCTTGTTCTATTAGTAAACATATTGAACACTGGATTTTAAAAAAAAATTGTATTTTATCTAAAATAAGAATTATTTCTGTAGATAATATACCGCAACCTTTAAAATATAATGAAACAAATAAATTATTATATGTAGGTGAAAAATTTAGTAATAAAATTACCACATATAAAATATATTCGAATAATAAAATAAAGAAAATACATGAAATTTCTATAAGAAATACACCAAATTATATTTCAATTAATCAAAATAAAAATATATTATTTTGCGCTTCTTACCATGGAAATGAATTTTATGTTTTCTCAGTAAATCAATTTGGACTTATTATAAAAAATACTCATATTTTTAAAAAAATTTATGGTTGTCATTCTGTTAGAATGCATTATAAATATAATTTAATATTTGTAACTTCTTTAAAAAAAAATAAGATTTATATTTATAAAATTGTTCATGATAAAGAAAATAAAATTAACTTAATTTTAAAAAATGTTACTATAACAACACAGAACAGTGGTCCAAGACATATTACTTTTCATCCTTTAAATAACTATATATATTCTATTAATGAATTAAATGGAACTATTGATATTTGGATAATTGAAACTATAACATTTACATTAAAATTAATTCAATCTATTTCATTGATATTTAAACCTTATGTGCATTCAGCTTGGTCTTCAGATATTCATATTCATCCTAGTGGAAAATATTTATATGCATGTGATCGTGCAAATAGTATTATTTCTCTATTTTCTGTTAACTGTAATACTGGTACCTTATTGCATAAGCATACCTATAAAACTGAATTACAACCTCGTTCATTTAATATTAGTAAAGATGGAAAAATATTAATTGTTATTGGAGAAATTTCTAATAATATGAAAATTTATCACATTAATTTATGTAATGGTTATTTAAGTTGCAATCAAATACAATCAGTTGGTAAAAATCCTTTATGGATTCTCATAGAATAA
- the fldA gene encoding flavodoxin FldA — translation MKEIGIFYGSDTGNTEKISHIIHKKIGIDKSDIFDISNTSLKQMEKFKILFFGISTWYYGELQCDWEESLNLLNKINLNNKIIALFGCGDQEDYSEYFCDSIGIMFNILKKKNARFVGAWPIVNYNFESSKARKNKTHFLGLTLDEDNQPQLTKKRINQWLKLVILEINNLYK, via the coding sequence ATGAAAGAAATAGGTATTTTTTATGGAAGTGATACCGGAAATACTGAAAAAATTTCTCATATTATACATAAAAAAATAGGAATAGATAAATCTGATATATTTGATATTTCGAATACTTCCTTAAAACAAATGGAAAAATTTAAAATTTTATTTTTTGGTATATCTACATGGTATTATGGTGAATTACAGTGCGATTGGGAAGAATCTTTAAATTTATTAAATAAAATAAATTTGAATAATAAAATCATTGCATTATTTGGATGTGGTGATCAAGAAGATTATTCCGAATATTTTTGTGATTCAATTGGAATTATGTTTAATATTTTAAAAAAAAAAAATGCAAGATTTGTTGGTGCGTGGCCAATTGTAAATTATAATTTTGAATCTTCAAAAGCTAGAAAAAATAAAACACATTTTTTAGGTTTAACTTTAGATGAAGACAATCAACCTCAATTAACTAAAAAACGTATTAATCAGTGGTTAAAATTAGTTATTTTAGAAATTAATAATTTATACAAATAA
- the rlmN gene encoding 23S rRNA (adenine(2503)-C(2))-methyltransferase RlmN, translated as MLKKKKLKKKKKKKINLLNFNLIKMKDFVLKLGEKKFRAVQIMEWIYKKHCINFNKMSNLSNNLKKKLENTSIVKLPKYIKKKKSSDGTIKWNFLFKTEFIETVYIPEKKRATLCISSQAGCILKCGFCATGQLGYTRNLLVSEIISQIWFVINKLNQYKLKKLILPSVTNIVMMGMGEPLLNLKNIIIAIDIILGNYGFNFSKNKVTLSTSGIVPAINKIAGKIDISLAISLHAPNDHIRNMIMPINKIYNINLLLSSVKNYLSKSTANRGIVTIEYVMLLKINDSLHHAKELMHLLKDIPCKINLIPWNPIKNSHYQCSTHKRIINFSNYLKNKNLIVTIRKNRGSDINAACGQLISKKHVY; from the coding sequence ATGCTAAAAAAAAAAAAATTAAAAAAAAAAAAAAAAAAAAAAATTAATTTACTTAATTTTAATTTAATAAAAATGAAAGATTTTGTCTTGAAGTTAGGGGAAAAAAAATTTAGAGCCGTACAAATAATGGAATGGATTTATAAAAAACATTGTATAAATTTTAATAAAATGAGTAATTTAAGTAATAATTTAAAAAAAAAATTAGAAAATACATCTATAGTAAAATTACCAAAATATATTAAAAAAAAAAAATCATCTGATGGAACTATAAAATGGAATTTTCTATTTAAAACTGAATTTATTGAAACAGTATATATTCCAGAAAAAAAACGTGCTACTTTATGTATTTCATCTCAAGCGGGGTGTATTTTAAAATGCGGGTTTTGTGCTACAGGGCAATTAGGATATACACGAAATTTACTAGTTTCAGAAATTATTAGTCAAATATGGTTCGTTATAAACAAATTAAATCAATACAAGTTAAAAAAACTAATTTTACCTTCAGTCACAAACATTGTTATGATGGGTATGGGAGAACCTTTATTAAATTTAAAAAATATTATAATTGCAATTGATATTATATTAGGTAACTATGGTTTTAATTTTTCTAAAAACAAAGTAACATTATCAACCTCTGGTATTGTTCCAGCGATAAATAAAATAGCGGGAAAAATAGATATTTCGTTGGCAATTTCTTTACATGCGCCTAATGATCATATACGTAATATGATCATGCCTATTAATAAAATTTATAATATTAATTTATTATTATCATCAGTTAAAAATTATTTAAGTAAATCTACAGCCAATCGTGGTATAGTTACAATAGAATATGTAATGTTATTAAAGATTAATGATAGTTTACATCACGCTAAAGAATTAATGCATTTATTAAAAGATATACCATGTAAAATTAATTTAATTCCTTGGAACCCTATTAAAAATTCTCATTATCAATGTAGTACTCATAAAAGAATTATTAATTTTTCTAATTATTTAAAAAATAAAAATTTAATTGTTACTATTAGAAAAAATAGAGGATCTGATATTAATGCTGCATGTGGGCAGTTAATTAGTAAAAAACATGTTTATTAA
- the glyA gene encoding serine hydroxymethyltransferase has product MINNKMKKSDPDIWNLINKEKIRQELCINLIASENYASRSVLEAQGSCLTNKYAEGYIGNRFYNGCNIIDRIESIAIDRAKKLFCVDYANVQPHSGSQANFAIFQALLKPNDIILGMNLNDGGHLTHGSSVNFSGKIYKSYAYGINKFGEIDYQKLKNLSILYRPKIIIGGFSAYSGICDWKYMRKIADEINAYFFVDISHIAGLVVTGLYPNPIKYAHVVSSTTHKTLGGPRGGLIISNCGNKELYSKLDSSVFPGSQGGPLMHVIAAKAIAFKEALSSKFIQLQQNILSLAKIMVTIFLKRNFLIVSGKTENHLLLIDLTNKNITGKEASNLLSKAGIIVNKNSVPNDRQKPFITSGIRIGTPAIAKRNIKKNVVIKITHWMCDILDNPGNLNQIKTIRKKIETICKNYPIYTT; this is encoded by the coding sequence ATGATAAATAATAAGATGAAAAAATCTGATCCTGATATTTGGAATTTAATTAATAAGGAAAAAATTCGACAAGAATTATGTATTAATTTAATTGCTTCAGAAAACTATGCTAGTAGATCTGTATTAGAAGCTCAAGGTTCTTGTCTAACAAATAAATATGCAGAAGGATATATTGGAAATCGTTTTTATAATGGATGTAATATTATTGATAGAATAGAAAGTATTGCTATTGATAGAGCAAAAAAATTATTTTGTGTAGATTATGCTAATGTACAACCTCATTCTGGTTCTCAAGCTAATTTTGCTATTTTTCAGGCTCTATTGAAACCAAATGATATTATTTTAGGTATGAATTTAAATGATGGGGGACATTTGACGCATGGTTCTTCTGTAAATTTTTCAGGCAAAATATATAAATCATATGCATATGGTATCAATAAATTTGGTGAAATAGATTATCAAAAATTAAAAAACTTATCTATTTTATATCGCCCTAAAATTATTATTGGTGGATTTTCAGCATATTCTGGTATATGTGATTGGAAATATATGAGAAAAATAGCAGATGAAATAAATGCTTATTTTTTTGTAGATATTTCACATATTGCTGGTTTAGTTGTTACTGGATTATATCCAAATCCAATAAAATATGCACATGTAGTTAGTTCTACTACACATAAAACTTTAGGCGGTCCTAGAGGTGGGTTAATAATCTCAAATTGTGGAAATAAAGAATTATATTCAAAATTAGATTCTTCAGTTTTTCCTGGAAGTCAAGGGGGCCCTTTAATGCACGTTATTGCAGCGAAAGCAATTGCTTTTAAAGAAGCTTTAAGTTCAAAATTTATACAATTACAACAAAATATTTTATCTCTTGCTAAGATAATGGTTACAATATTTTTAAAAAGAAATTTTTTAATTGTATCAGGAAAAACAGAAAATCATTTATTATTAATCGATTTAACTAATAAAAACATTACCGGTAAAGAAGCGAGTAATTTACTTTCTAAAGCGGGAATTATTGTTAATAAAAATTCTGTTCCTAATGATAGACAAAAACCATTTATTACATCAGGTATTCGAATTGGAACCCCTGCAATAGCTAAACGTAATATTAAAAAAAATGTTGTTATCAAGATAACTCACTGGATGTGTGACATTTTAGATAACCCGGGTAATTTAAATCAAATAAAAACAATACGAAAAAAAATAGAAACAATATGTAAAAATTATCCAATATATACCACATAA
- a CDS encoding Nif3-like dinuclear metal center hexameric protein — MNNFFLEKIINKKLNNNKYKNDYSPNGLQVEGKPEIKRIITGVTACQNLLNIAVKYYADAIIVHHGYFWKNQEKKVLGMYKNRLKTLLSNDINLYSWHLPLDLHPKIGNNTQLGKLLNISIYDYISPYIPIGKFKKKHTAKSLIKTIKKKLKRKPFHYGYTGPKYIKNVAWCTGKGQNFFNQVINSNIDAYLTGEVSEETIHIAEENNIHFFSLGHHATEKSGIYLLGQWLSKQDKDLDIKFIDIYNPI, encoded by the coding sequence ATGAATAATTTCTTTCTTGAAAAAATAATCAACAAAAAATTAAATAATAATAAATATAAAAACGATTATTCACCTAATGGTTTACAAGTAGAGGGAAAACCAGAAATAAAACGTATTATAACAGGAGTTACTGCATGTCAGAATCTTTTAAATATAGCTGTAAAATATTATGCAGATGCTATTATTGTACATCATGGTTATTTTTGGAAAAATCAGGAAAAAAAAGTTTTAGGTATGTATAAAAATCGACTAAAAACATTACTATCTAATGATATTAATTTATATAGTTGGCACTTACCTTTAGATCTTCATCCAAAAATAGGTAATAATACTCAATTAGGCAAACTATTAAATATTTCTATTTATGATTATATTTCTCCATATATTCCAATAGGAAAATTTAAAAAAAAACATACTGCAAAATCGTTAATAAAGACAATCAAAAAAAAATTAAAAAGAAAACCATTTCATTATGGATATACAGGACCAAAATACATTAAAAATGTAGCATGGTGTACAGGAAAAGGACAAAATTTTTTTAATCAAGTTATAAATTCAAATATTGATGCATATTTAACTGGTGAAGTTTCAGAAGAAACAATACATATAGCAGAAGAAAATAATATACATTTTTTTTCATTAGGACATCATGCTACAGAAAAATCAGGAATTTATTTACTAGGTCAATGGTTATCTAAACAAGATAAAGATTTAGATATCAAATTTATCGATATTTATAACCCCATTTAA
- the mfd gene encoding transcription-repair coupling factor, translated as MKKNIEKKIEKNNFSKLIFKKKIFQKNQFVIHINYGIGKYIGLSTLNTKGIIMEYFVIMYSNKVKLYVPITSLNLITSYSQPNTLLKVSLNTLGNKKWSTECGKIKKKIYDTAVQLVHTKSYRSLKKGFSFKKNSLKYKNFCNQCLYSITNDQKKSIKEIIHDMKESSPMDRLLCGDVGFGKTEVAMRAAFIALDNNKQVALLVPTTLLAQQHYDTFKNRFFKYKYTIDTYSRFTSIKKEKYIKKRIQKGSINVLIGTHKILSKYLIWKNLGLLIIDEEHRFGVHHKEKIKELYINIDVLTLTATPIPRTLNMSCLGIRDISIISTPPKKRLKIKTYVKYFNPQIIREVILKELKRGGQVYYIYNTIKNIEEKKQYLSRLIPEARIQVSHGKMHSNDLYKIMFNFLNKKFDVLVCTTIIDTGINIINVNTMIIEHADKFGLSQLHQLRGRIGRSEKQAYAFFFISNQVKINEKAKKRLNLIESFTNLGSGFTLSTYDSEIRGVGELLGENQSGHINTIGIKLYKKFLNQAINFIIKNKKHISFKESNLQDTSVDLKLNVSAILPENYIHNINIRLIYYKKLSNIKNNKELKKIKNEINNLFGTLPRYAKNLFLLTKIKILSKKIGIKKIQFHIKKICIVFYKNNILNISWLYRKIIKKPKKWKIFKNKLYYYKLFIRDKDLLIWIEIFLQSIIKEEINYKN; from the coding sequence ATGAAAAAAAATATAGAAAAAAAAATAGAAAAAAATAATTTTTCTAAATTAATTTTTAAAAAAAAAATATTTCAAAAAAATCAATTTGTTATACATATTAACTATGGTATTGGAAAATATATTGGTTTGTCTACTTTAAATACTAAAGGTATTATAATGGAATATTTTGTAATAATGTATTCTAATAAAGTTAAATTATATGTACCTATAACGTCTTTAAATTTAATTACCTCCTATAGCCAACCAAATACTTTATTAAAAGTTTCTTTAAATACTTTAGGTAATAAAAAATGGTCAACAGAATGCGGAAAAATTAAAAAAAAAATATATGATACAGCAGTTCAGTTGGTGCATACAAAATCCTATAGGTCCTTAAAAAAAGGATTTTCTTTTAAAAAAAACTCTTTGAAATATAAAAATTTTTGTAATCAATGCTTATATTCAATAACTAATGATCAAAAAAAATCTATTAAAGAAATTATTCATGATATGAAGGAATCTTCTCCTATGGATCGGTTATTATGTGGAGATGTAGGTTTCGGAAAAACAGAAGTTGCTATGAGAGCAGCCTTTATAGCTTTAGATAATAATAAACAAGTTGCTTTGCTTGTCCCGACTACACTATTAGCACAACAACATTATGATACTTTTAAGAATAGATTTTTTAAATATAAATATACAATTGATACATATTCACGTTTTACTTCAATAAAAAAAGAAAAATATATAAAAAAAAGAATACAAAAAGGATCAATAAATGTTTTAATTGGAACACACAAGATTTTATCAAAATATTTAATATGGAAAAATTTAGGATTACTAATCATTGATGAAGAACATCGATTCGGGGTACACCATAAAGAAAAAATAAAAGAATTATATATTAATATTGATGTATTAACTTTAACTGCAACGCCTATTCCTAGAACTCTGAATATGTCTTGTTTAGGAATTAGAGATATATCGATCATATCTACACCACCAAAGAAACGTTTAAAAATAAAAACTTATGTAAAATATTTTAACCCTCAAATTATTAGAGAGGTTATTTTAAAAGAATTAAAAAGAGGAGGACAAGTATATTATATATATAATACAATAAAAAACATAGAAGAAAAAAAACAATATTTATCTCGTTTAATACCGGAAGCTCGAATTCAAGTCAGTCACGGTAAAATGCATAGTAATGATTTATATAAAATTATGTTTAATTTTTTGAATAAAAAATTTGATGTATTAGTATGTACAACTATTATAGATACTGGAATTAATATTATCAATGTGAATACTATGATTATAGAACACGCAGATAAATTTGGATTATCACAATTACATCAGTTAAGAGGGCGAATTGGTAGATCTGAAAAACAAGCATATGCATTTTTTTTCATATCAAATCAAGTAAAAATTAATGAAAAAGCAAAAAAAAGATTAAATCTTATAGAATCTTTTACAAATTTAGGATCTGGTTTTACATTATCTACATATGATTCAGAAATTAGAGGAGTAGGTGAACTATTAGGAGAAAATCAAAGTGGACATATTAATACTATTGGAATTAAATTATATAAAAAATTTTTAAATCAAGCCATTAATTTTATTATAAAAAATAAAAAACATATTTCATTTAAAGAATCAAATTTACAAGATACTTCTGTTGATTTAAAGTTAAATGTATCTGCAATTTTACCTGAAAATTATATTCATAATATTAATATTCGATTAATCTATTATAAAAAACTTTCAAATATAAAAAATAATAAGGAATTAAAAAAAATAAAAAATGAAATAAATAATTTATTTGGTACATTACCTAGATATGCAAAAAATTTATTTTTGTTAACAAAAATAAAAATTCTTTCTAAAAAAATTGGAATAAAAAAAATTCAATTTCACATTAAAAAAATATGTATCGTATTTTATAAAAATAATATTTTAAATATATCTTGGTTATATAGAAAAATAATAAAAAAACCAAAAAAATGGAAAATATTTAAAAATAAACTTTATTATTATAAATTATTTATACGAGATAAAGATTTATTAATTTGGATTGAAATTTTTTTACAATCAATAATTAAAGAAGAAATTAATTATAAAAATTAA